Proteins from one candidate division KSB1 bacterium genomic window:
- a CDS encoding right-handed parallel beta-helix repeat-containing protein — MKTTQIIACTLVVLFMVALAEPSLADTTWVAAGDVSGTWTANGSPYLVSGGISVAQLDTLRIEAGVQVLFLDYGWVEVVTGGALIATGTATDSVVFTNGPGSAPWWRGITSAPDATLEFAYCRMSLSRGTGTPMKATGCRVRLEHSEFSNCVTDYVDQSGIGGIAAFIGCDVELRSCRFEANWPIGGTLWFGNECVATVEDCVIRESRYWGGEHFAGGICIGSGTMATVRRCVIEDNDGEGISVGEADALIDSCTIRDNHSASPGGGIYVGSSNARITNCLISGNHSEQDGGGVYVSYGEVQIDHCIIAGNSAAVGGGLATTYYPVLTISRTTIVENSVTASGSAIEMAYPDYTVLTSCVIARNTGAAAVANPPSAIWNRCGVFYNCFFENPDGNFAQNPDPDALGVVSRVNDNRDSCDVLYNLYQDPGLLDLEGGDYRLSEDSPCIDAGQHSLPRDPDSTFADIGAFYYHHTVRADEPGRPVPEFALGQNYPNPFNATTTIPFELARAERVTITVFDLTGRMVTTLFDGQAAAGGHVIRWNAAAEASGVYFCQLKTQDRGHTQKLLLLK, encoded by the coding sequence GTGAAAACCACCCAAATCATCGCATGCACCCTCGTCGTGTTGTTCATGGTCGCACTGGCGGAGCCCAGCCTCGCGGATACGACGTGGGTGGCGGCGGGGGATGTCTCCGGGACGTGGACCGCGAACGGGAGTCCGTACCTGGTGTCAGGAGGGATTAGCGTCGCGCAGTTGGATACCTTGCGCATCGAGGCCGGGGTCCAAGTCCTGTTCCTCGATTATGGATGGGTCGAAGTGGTTACGGGCGGGGCATTGATCGCGACGGGTACCGCGACCGATTCGGTGGTCTTCACCAACGGCCCGGGATCCGCGCCGTGGTGGCGGGGAATCACCAGCGCGCCGGACGCGACGCTCGAATTCGCGTATTGTCGGATGAGTCTCTCGCGCGGGACCGGGACACCCATGAAGGCGACAGGCTGCCGCGTCAGGCTGGAACACAGTGAATTTAGCAATTGTGTGACCGATTATGTGGACCAGAGCGGGATCGGGGGGATTGCGGCGTTCATCGGCTGTGATGTGGAACTCCGGTCCTGCCGGTTTGAAGCCAACTGGCCAATCGGCGGTACACTGTGGTTCGGCAATGAATGCGTGGCAACCGTCGAAGACTGCGTGATTCGCGAATCGCGTTACTGGGGCGGCGAGCACTTCGCCGGGGGAATCTGCATCGGCAGCGGAACGATGGCGACGGTCAGGCGGTGCGTGATTGAAGACAATGATGGAGAGGGAATCAGTGTGGGCGAGGCCGACGCGCTGATCGACTCGTGCACGATCCGCGACAATCACAGCGCGAGCCCTGGCGGCGGGATCTATGTCGGGAGCAGTAACGCGCGCATCACCAACTGCCTGATCTCGGGCAACCACAGCGAGCAGGACGGCGGGGGTGTGTATGTTTCCTACGGTGAGGTCCAGATCGATCATTGCATCATCGCCGGGAACTCGGCCGCTGTCGGGGGCGGACTGGCCACGACTTACTATCCGGTGCTCACGATTTCGCGCACTACCATCGTTGAAAACTCCGTTACGGCTTCCGGGAGCGCGATCGAGATGGCCTACCCGGATTATACCGTGCTGACATCGTGTGTGATCGCTCGTAATACCGGCGCGGCGGCGGTGGCGAACCCGCCATCTGCTATTTGGAATCGATGCGGCGTGTTCTACAACTGCTTCTTCGAGAATCCGGATGGCAACTTCGCGCAAAACCCCGACCCCGATGCACTCGGCGTTGTCAGCCGTGTCAATGACAACCGGGACTCGTGCGATGTGCTGTACAACCTGTATCAGGATCCCGGCTTGCTGGATCTGGAAGGCGGCGACTACCGGCTCAGCGAGGATTCGCCGTGCATCGACGCGGGACAGCACTCGTTACCCCGCGATCCCGATTCGACGTTCGCGGATATCGGCGCATTCTATTACCACCACACGGTCCGGGCGGATGAACCCGGTCGGCCCGTACCTGAATTCGCGCTCGGCCAGAACTACCCGAATCCGTTTAACGCGACGACCACGATTCCGTTCGAGCTGGCGCGGGCGGAACGTGTGACGATTACCGTATTTGACCTGACCGGCCGAATGGTGACGACGCTGTTTGACGGGCAGGCGGCCGCCGGAGGTCATGTGATTCGCTGGAACGCCGCCGCCGAGGCGTCCGGAGTCTATTTCTGTCAACTCAAGACCCAAGACCGTGGCCACACGCAAAAACTCCTGCTGCTCAAGTAA